From the genome of Rhodobacteraceae bacterium Araon29, one region includes:
- a CDS encoding flotillin family protein codes for MANLIYFPPYERTLHLKTKKWAGDMISANMILIGLVILLILIVIYAKFYQRSSKDVAFVRTGLGGERIVLTGGALAIPIVHQTTPVNMSTLRLVVERANEKGLVTRDKMRINIETAFYVRVAGTKECVALAAQTLGPRTLNPQSIQELMSGKFVDALRSAVAEMTLDELHSSSKQFTDRVAEMINDAVTKNGLELESVSLSNMDQTEKQYFDPNNTFDAEGLIKIIRETEESRKTRNEISRSSELKIEQTNLEAEEKSLEVKRRSEYARMQTDYEIAKRRSSQAAEIAKAQAEGKRQSSAVEISEGEVVEKLKLASEQTVSMERIATERALREAELEKSKTLEVIEIDRQRSLKIAEQEREIALLAKQQERAEASVATRSAEAKAATAEEMVDTAREMARSEREKAVAELKSERVAQEKAIATKIAAEAEKLAANDLASATEIIANAEAAAERVRRLAEAEGRQRINEAANILSSEQVEMQVKLDVIKRLPDIIRESVKPIENIDTIKIVDVGGLDGDGRTSGNGNAGAGESPRRGDGEGNLVDRAVSGALRYRTHAPILDSLIQEVGLANGSETLSDLVSGKSPLIFGRPIGPNPKKD; via the coding sequence ATGGCGAATCTGATTTATTTCCCTCCCTATGAGAGGACTTTGCATCTTAAAACGAAAAAATGGGCGGGTGATATGATTTCGGCAAACATGATTTTGATTGGGTTGGTAATTCTCTTAATCCTCATTGTGATTTATGCAAAATTTTACCAGCGAAGTTCGAAAGATGTTGCTTTTGTAAGAACGGGTTTAGGAGGTGAACGGATCGTTTTGACGGGTGGCGCTTTAGCCATTCCCATTGTTCATCAAACAACGCCTGTGAACATGTCAACTTTGCGTTTGGTGGTCGAGAGAGCTAATGAAAAAGGATTAGTTACAAGGGATAAAATGCGGATAAATATCGAGACTGCGTTTTATGTGCGTGTAGCCGGCACAAAAGAATGTGTGGCTCTGGCAGCACAAACGCTTGGCCCCCGCACATTAAACCCGCAGTCCATTCAAGAACTCATGAGCGGAAAATTTGTGGATGCATTGCGCTCAGCCGTGGCCGAGATGACCTTAGACGAACTTCATAGCAGCTCTAAACAATTCACAGACCGCGTTGCCGAAATGATCAACGATGCAGTCACAAAGAACGGCTTGGAGCTCGAGTCTGTGTCGCTTTCAAATATGGACCAGACCGAAAAACAGTATTTTGATCCAAACAATACTTTTGATGCCGAAGGTCTAATCAAAATTATTAGAGAAACAGAAGAAAGCCGTAAGACACGCAACGAAATTTCTCGCTCGTCGGAACTCAAGATCGAACAAACCAATCTTGAAGCCGAAGAAAAGAGCCTAGAAGTGAAACGTCGGTCAGAATACGCACGGATGCAAACGGATTACGAAATTGCGAAGCGACGTTCCTCGCAGGCAGCAGAAATTGCAAAAGCGCAGGCCGAAGGTAAAAGGCAGTCTTCCGCAGTTGAGATATCCGAGGGCGAAGTTGTAGAAAAACTCAAGCTGGCCTCTGAACAAACTGTCTCAATGGAACGCATTGCAACCGAGCGGGCACTACGTGAGGCTGAGCTGGAAAAATCCAAAACATTAGAAGTTATCGAAATTGATCGGCAACGCTCACTAAAAATTGCCGAGCAAGAACGTGAGATTGCGCTATTGGCCAAGCAGCAAGAACGTGCCGAGGCCTCAGTGGCAACGCGGTCCGCCGAAGCCAAGGCCGCAACGGCTGAAGAGATGGTGGACACGGCCCGAGAAATGGCACGCTCGGAACGTGAAAAGGCGGTTGCTGAACTCAAATCTGAACGCGTCGCGCAAGAAAAGGCAATTGCAACAAAAATCGCCGCAGAAGCGGAAAAGCTTGCAGCTAATGATTTAGCAAGCGCCACTGAAATTATTGCGAATGCCGAAGCTGCAGCAGAACGTGTTCGGCGTCTGGCTGAAGCTGAGGGCCGCCAACGGATTAATGAAGCGGCCAATATTCTGTCTTCGGAGCAGGTTGAAATGCAGGTTAAATTAGATGTGATCAAACGTTTACCCGATATCATTCGTGAAAGCGTCAAGCCCATAGAAAATATCGATACGATCAAAATTGTTGACGTAGGGGGATTGGATGGTGATGGCCGGACTTCCGGCAATGGAAATGCTGGTGCAGGTGAAAGCCCTAGGAGAGGCGATGGTGAAGGAAACCTTGTGGATCGCGCCGTCTCAGGAGCTTTGCGTTACCGCACTCATGCGCCGATACTCGATAGTTTGATTCAAGAAGTTGGCCTCGCAAATGGTAGCGAAACATTGTCTGACCTCGTCTCTGGAAAATCCCCTTTGATTTTCGGAAGGCCAATTGGTCCAAATCCTAAAAAAGACTGA
- a CDS encoding response regulator, which produces MKILLADDHWIVRESLKHVFEHIGVKLQALEAGSYLQAMDLLATEDNVGLVVVDLIMPGFDDFEGLHALRKNFPDIPVIVLSVQDGREAVMRCIELGVVGYVPKTASAEEMSRALERVLSGDVYFPRDILSRDTGMAKQSPESGVEEDILEILKVLTSREKEVLSWLGQGLTDTKIAEVLQLSPNTVRVHVKNIMKKLGLSDRPETMHFAVTNIGYLLSNTAR; this is translated from the coding sequence ATGAAAATCCTCTTGGCCGATGACCACTGGATAGTACGTGAATCACTCAAACACGTTTTTGAGCATATTGGGGTTAAGCTACAGGCTTTGGAAGCCGGCAGCTATTTGCAAGCAATGGACTTGCTTGCCACTGAAGATAATGTCGGGTTGGTGGTGGTGGACCTCATTATGCCCGGTTTCGACGATTTTGAAGGCTTACATGCTCTTCGAAAGAATTTCCCGGACATACCTGTCATTGTGTTATCTGTTCAAGATGGCCGTGAAGCGGTGATGAGATGTATCGAACTTGGGGTTGTTGGATATGTTCCCAAAACCGCCAGCGCAGAAGAGATGTCCCGAGCACTAGAACGGGTTTTGTCTGGTGACGTCTATTTTCCACGGGATATTTTGTCACGTGACACTGGCATGGCAAAACAATCCCCTGAGAGCGGTGTTGAAGAGGACATACTGGAGATTCTCAAAGTTCTAACCAGCCGCGAAAAAGAAGTATTATCCTGGCTTGGACAAGGCTTGACGGATACAAAAATTGCCGAGGTACTGCAATTGAGCCCAAACACTGTAAGGGTTCATGTTAAAAATATTATGAAAAAGCTTGGCCTTTCAGATCGCCCTGAAACCATGCATTTCGCGGTTACGAACATTGGGTATTTGCTTTCAAATACGGCAAGGTGA
- a CDS encoding inner-membrane translocator, producing MANKHPKPKTALQENYGFLAVDDYDMRMYVLPTLLSPEGRAAIIAEHRALPVYAATQPGEPAPMYSDVLTKLVDKLRTAPMKNKHTIVEIKPWEEYAIGFLPGKRGGRVEISNETFQTREDAEHAIFLKRLEVFLAGYGIEM from the coding sequence ATGGCAAACAAACACCCAAAGCCAAAAACTGCTTTGCAGGAAAACTACGGGTTTTTAGCGGTCGATGACTACGATATGCGCATGTATGTGTTGCCAACTTTACTCAGCCCAGAGGGGCGCGCAGCTATTATCGCCGAACACCGTGCATTACCGGTTTACGCAGCCACCCAACCTGGTGAGCCGGCGCCGATGTATTCAGATGTCTTGACCAAACTGGTTGACAAGCTGCGGACGGCCCCGATGAAAAACAAACACACAATTGTTGAGATCAAACCCTGGGAGGAATATGCCATCGGATTCCTGCCGGGAAAGCGTGGCGGACGTGTGGAAATATCAAATGAAACTTTCCAAACCCGTGAAGACGCAGAGCATGCGATTTTTTTGAAGCGGTTGGAGGTTTTTCTAGCTGGTTACGGCATCGAAATGTGA